In Archangium violaceum, the following are encoded in one genomic region:
- a CDS encoding AAA family ATPase: MNTDIRALTERVQQESSFVELLNQEAGKVIVGQRYMLERILIGLLCNGHVLLEGVPGLAKTLTVRTIADTLSATFMRIQFTPDLLPADVVGTTIYNQQAGNFSVRKGPIFANIVLADEINRAPAKVQSALLEAMAERQVTIGDQSFPLPSPFLVLATQNPIEQEGTYPLPEAQVDRFMLKVRVGYPTREEEKVIMDRMGGGKVPQAQRVIGLEQLVRARELVHQIYMDEKVKDYILNVVFATREPGRYGLKDQADYIQFGASPRATIALSQAARAHAFLRHRGFVTPEDVKAVAFDVLRHRIALTYEAEAEELTTEKLIQRVFDRVEVP, translated from the coding sequence ATGAACACGGACATCCGAGCACTTACCGAGCGCGTCCAACAGGAGAGCAGCTTCGTCGAGCTCCTCAACCAGGAGGCCGGCAAGGTCATCGTCGGCCAGCGCTACATGCTGGAGCGCATCCTCATCGGGCTCCTGTGCAACGGCCACGTCCTCCTCGAGGGCGTCCCCGGCCTGGCCAAGACGCTCACCGTGCGGACCATCGCCGATACGCTCAGCGCCACCTTCATGCGCATCCAGTTCACCCCGGATCTGCTGCCGGCGGACGTGGTGGGCACCACCATCTACAACCAGCAGGCGGGCAACTTCTCCGTCCGCAAGGGCCCCATCTTCGCCAACATCGTGCTCGCGGACGAAATCAACCGCGCCCCGGCCAAGGTGCAGTCCGCCCTCCTGGAGGCCATGGCCGAGCGCCAGGTCACCATCGGCGACCAGTCCTTCCCGCTGCCCTCGCCCTTCCTCGTGCTGGCCACCCAGAACCCCATCGAGCAGGAGGGCACCTACCCCCTGCCCGAGGCCCAGGTGGACCGCTTCATGCTCAAGGTGCGGGTCGGCTACCCCACGCGCGAGGAGGAGAAGGTCATCATGGACCGCATGGGCGGCGGCAAGGTTCCGCAGGCCCAGAGGGTCATCGGGCTGGAGCAGCTCGTGCGCGCCCGCGAGCTCGTCCATCAGATCTACATGGACGAGAAGGTGAAGGACTACATCCTCAACGTGGTCTTCGCCACGCGCGAGCCGGGGCGCTACGGCCTCAAGGACCAGGCGGACTACATCCAGTTCGGCGCGAGCCCGCGCGCCACCATCGCGCTGAGCCAGGCCGCTCGGGCCCACGCCTTCCTGCGCCACCGGGGCTTCGTCACCCCCGAGGACGTCAAGGCCGTGGCCTTCGATGTGCTCCGCCACCGCATCGCCCTCACCTACGAGGCCGAGGCCGAGGAGCTCACCACCGAGAAGCTCATCCAGCGCGTCTTCGACCGCGTCGAAGTTCCCTAA
- a CDS encoding DUF58 domain-containing protein: protein MLAKDIIRRIRKLEIRTRKVVSDMLAGQYHSVFKGRGMAFSEVRQYQPGDEIRIIDWNVTARMNEAYVKVFTEERELTVMLLVDVSASKEFGSRERSKSEVAAEVAAQIAFSAIANNDRVGLILFSDRVEKVVPPRKGRSHVMRLVSDILTFQPKGKGTDLAAGLTYLNRVARRKTVTFLISDFLTQGYEQPLRLVGRKHDLVPVVIADPLEQEFPRLGLVEMEDPETGERFVVDTSDPLVRGRFARAMQAQREERRKLFKKFELDHVELSTADDHGMALVRFFRARSRRMAA, encoded by the coding sequence GTGCTCGCCAAGGACATCATCCGCCGCATCCGCAAGCTGGAGATCCGCACCCGCAAGGTGGTGTCGGACATGCTCGCGGGCCAGTACCACTCGGTCTTCAAGGGCCGGGGCATGGCCTTCTCCGAGGTGCGGCAGTACCAGCCCGGTGACGAAATCCGCATCATCGACTGGAACGTCACCGCCCGAATGAACGAGGCCTACGTCAAGGTCTTCACTGAGGAGCGCGAGCTCACGGTGATGCTCCTGGTGGACGTGTCGGCCTCCAAGGAGTTCGGCTCTCGCGAGCGCTCCAAGTCGGAGGTCGCCGCCGAGGTGGCCGCTCAAATCGCCTTCAGCGCCATCGCCAACAACGACCGGGTGGGGCTCATCCTCTTCTCGGACCGGGTGGAGAAGGTGGTGCCGCCGCGCAAGGGCCGCTCGCACGTGATGCGGCTGGTGAGCGACATCCTCACCTTCCAGCCCAAGGGCAAGGGGACGGACCTTGCCGCCGGTCTCACCTACCTGAACCGCGTGGCGCGCCGGAAGACGGTGACGTTCCTCATCTCGGACTTCCTCACCCAGGGCTACGAGCAGCCCCTGCGCCTGGTGGGCCGCAAGCACGACCTGGTGCCCGTGGTCATCGCGGATCCGCTGGAGCAGGAGTTCCCCCGGCTGGGGCTCGTGGAGATGGAGGACCCCGAGACGGGCGAGCGCTTCGTGGTGGACACGAGCGATCCGCTCGTTCGAGGTCGCTTCGCCCGCGCCATGCAGGCGCAGCGCGAGGAGCGGCGCAAGCTCTTCAAGAAGTTCGAGCTGGACCACGTGGAGCTCAGCACGGCCGATGATCATGGCATGGCCCTGGTGCGCTTCTTCCGCGCCCGGTCCCGGAGGATGGCGGCATGA
- a CDS encoding vWA domain-containing protein has product MLPDLAFHSPEYLWGLLLVPVLLAWAWRERRSRAALRFSAAHVLARQGRGLRTYMLPMLPFMRAFAVAAAIVALARPQSRDSRVRDLSVEGIDIVVALDLSTSMEAGDFRPQNRLHVAKEVLAEFISNRVNDRIGLVVFAGAAYTQAPLTLDYGVLKEVLRQLRTRVLEDGTAIGDALATALNRLRDSEAKSRVVVLITDGDNNSGKISPLDAAHMAKSLNIPIYSILVGKGGKVPFPQGTDLFGNTVWRETEIPINPELLQDIADSTGGEYYRATDPEGLKQGLQKVLDSLERSKLMEGGASANYREDYHPYLLLAFGLAALELFLRATFLRVFP; this is encoded by the coding sequence ATGCTTCCGGACCTCGCGTTCCATAGCCCCGAGTACCTCTGGGGATTGCTGCTCGTGCCGGTGCTGCTGGCCTGGGCCTGGCGTGAGCGGCGCTCCCGTGCCGCGCTGCGCTTCTCCGCGGCGCACGTGCTCGCCCGCCAGGGCCGCGGCCTGCGCACGTACATGCTGCCGATGCTGCCCTTCATGCGCGCCTTCGCGGTGGCCGCCGCCATCGTCGCGCTCGCCCGGCCCCAGTCCCGCGACTCGCGCGTGCGGGACTTGAGCGTCGAGGGCATCGACATCGTCGTCGCGCTCGACCTGTCCACCTCCATGGAGGCCGGCGACTTCCGCCCGCAGAACCGCCTCCACGTGGCCAAGGAGGTGCTCGCCGAGTTCATCTCCAACCGCGTCAACGACCGCATCGGCCTGGTGGTGTTCGCCGGCGCGGCCTACACGCAGGCGCCCCTGACGCTCGACTACGGCGTGCTCAAGGAGGTGCTGCGGCAGTTGCGCACCCGCGTGCTCGAGGACGGCACCGCCATTGGCGACGCGCTCGCCACCGCGCTCAACCGCCTCCGGGACTCCGAGGCCAAGAGTCGCGTGGTGGTGCTCATCACCGACGGTGACAACAACTCCGGCAAGATTTCGCCGCTGGACGCCGCTCACATGGCGAAGTCGCTGAACATCCCCATCTACAGCATCCTCGTGGGCAAGGGCGGCAAGGTGCCCTTCCCGCAGGGCACGGACCTGTTCGGCAACACCGTCTGGCGTGAGACGGAGATTCCCATCAACCCCGAGCTGCTGCAGGACATCGCCGACTCCACCGGCGGCGAGTACTACCGCGCCACGGACCCGGAGGGCCTCAAGCAGGGCCTCCAGAAGGTGCTGGACTCGCTGGAGCGCTCCAAGCTGATGGAGGGCGGGGCCTCGGCCAACTACCGCGAGGACTACCACCCGTACCTGCTGCTGGCCTTCGGACTCGCCGCGCTGGAGCTCTTCCTGCGCGCCACCTTCCTGAGGGTGTTCCCGTGA
- a CDS encoding VWA domain-containing protein, with the protein MMPTDPWRFTILGYQVGLARPAFLALCAAGVLVGTLALVSALRRRGRVSALLNERLVDKLAPGISRWRPAVQGGFYGLGLLLFGLALAQPQCGTKSELTKRRGIDVVVALDASKSMLARDVQPSRLERAKLELTTLLDELKGDRVGLVAFAGDAFIQSPLTSDYSAVKLFLRAVEPEQMPQGGSNIGDALMLCKQLLENADRGAKEKVVVLLSDGEDLVGEVKEAVAALKEANIQVLTVGVGSEQGEPIPVYNRRGEFVDYKKDSSGETVITRMDRGGLTTIAEGTGGEFYYQPRGVAMAQVLERIEKMQKSELESRVTVRYDERFQTFALPGLALLVMGMLLLPSSRRRSS; encoded by the coding sequence GTGATGCCGACGGACCCCTGGCGCTTCACCATCCTCGGCTACCAGGTGGGGCTCGCCAGGCCCGCCTTCCTCGCGCTGTGCGCGGCGGGCGTGCTGGTGGGCACCCTGGCCCTCGTGTCCGCGCTGCGCCGCCGCGGCCGTGTGAGCGCGCTGCTCAACGAGCGGCTCGTGGACAAGCTGGCCCCCGGCATCTCTCGCTGGCGCCCGGCGGTGCAGGGCGGCTTCTACGGGCTGGGGCTGCTCCTCTTCGGGCTGGCGCTGGCCCAGCCCCAATGCGGCACCAAGAGCGAGCTGACGAAGCGGCGCGGCATCGACGTGGTGGTGGCGCTGGACGCCTCCAAGTCCATGCTCGCGCGCGACGTGCAGCCCAGCCGCCTGGAGCGCGCCAAGCTGGAGCTCACCACGCTGCTCGACGAGCTGAAGGGAGACCGGGTGGGCCTGGTGGCCTTCGCGGGCGATGCCTTCATCCAGTCGCCCCTCACCTCGGACTACTCGGCGGTGAAGCTCTTCCTGCGCGCGGTGGAGCCGGAGCAGATGCCCCAGGGCGGCAGCAACATCGGCGACGCGCTGATGCTGTGCAAGCAGCTGCTGGAGAACGCGGACCGTGGCGCCAAGGAGAAGGTGGTGGTGCTGCTGTCGGACGGCGAGGACCTGGTGGGCGAGGTGAAGGAGGCCGTGGCCGCGCTCAAGGAGGCCAACATCCAGGTGCTCACCGTCGGCGTGGGCTCGGAGCAGGGCGAGCCCATCCCCGTCTACAACCGCCGTGGCGAGTTCGTGGACTACAAGAAGGACTCCAGCGGGGAGACGGTGATTACGCGGATGGACCGTGGGGGCCTCACCACCATCGCGGAGGGCACGGGCGGCGAGTTCTATTACCAGCCTCGCGGCGTGGCGATGGCGCAGGTGCTGGAGCGCATCGAGAAGATGCAGAAGAGCGAGCTGGAGAGCCGCGTCACCGTCCGCTACGACGAGCGCTTCCAGACGTTCGCCCTGCCGGGGCTGGCGCTGCTGGTGATGGGGATGTTGCTGCTGCCGTCCTCGCGCCGGAGGTCGTCGTGA
- a CDS encoding tetratricopeptide repeat protein, with the protein MGMRAGVWALLAVALALPSGARAAGLLEKEHPLIQQGRQAYDAGRFEDALSAFEQAKKERPNDPAVEFNRGDALMKLGRYDEAKQAFQGVSEANANQPELRQKATYNLGNVHAMTGNTREALKAYRRALTMNPSDAQARHNYEVLLKNLPPPQKGGADGGTDGGQDGGQDGGQDGGRPDAGPDAGQQDGGTPNDGGSDGGGDGGMDGGQDGGQDGGPGDAGQQDGGGGDGGQGDGGQQDGGTDAGADGGQGDAGADGGQGDGGQGDGGQGEDEGQESDGGTEGEAQEVGDAGVNPEEIDRQEAERLLDAMKQNEKNLQLWRFQQKKRPRNPNEKDW; encoded by the coding sequence ATGGGCATGCGCGCGGGAGTCTGGGCGCTCCTGGCGGTGGCGCTGGCGCTGCCGTCCGGGGCGAGGGCCGCGGGGCTGCTGGAGAAGGAGCACCCGCTGATTCAGCAGGGGCGGCAGGCGTATGACGCCGGCCGTTTCGAGGACGCCCTGTCGGCCTTCGAGCAGGCGAAGAAGGAGCGTCCGAACGACCCGGCGGTGGAGTTCAACCGGGGTGACGCGCTGATGAAGCTGGGCCGCTACGACGAGGCGAAGCAGGCCTTCCAGGGCGTGTCGGAGGCCAACGCCAACCAGCCCGAGCTCCGCCAGAAGGCCACCTACAACCTGGGCAACGTCCACGCGATGACGGGCAACACGCGCGAGGCGCTGAAGGCCTACCGCCGCGCGCTCACCATGAACCCGTCGGACGCGCAGGCCCGGCACAACTACGAGGTGCTGCTGAAGAACCTGCCTCCGCCCCAGAAGGGCGGCGCCGACGGTGGCACGGATGGAGGCCAGGACGGCGGGCAGGACGGGGGCCAGGATGGCGGTCGCCCGGACGCGGGCCCGGATGCGGGTCAGCAGGATGGTGGTACGCCCAATGATGGTGGCTCCGACGGTGGCGGTGACGGCGGGATGGATGGGGGCCAGGACGGTGGGCAGGACGGCGGCCCTGGAGACGCGGGTCAGCAGGACGGCGGCGGGGGCGATGGAGGCCAGGGTGACGGCGGCCAGCAGGACGGGGGCACCGACGCGGGCGCGGACGGAGGCCAGGGGGATGCGGGCGCGGACGGAGGCCAGGGCGATGGCGGCCAGGGAGACGGTGGCCAGGGTGAGGACGAGGGCCAGGAGTCGGACGGTGGCACCGAGGGCGAGGCGCAGGAGGTGGGCGACGCGGGTGTCAACCCGGAGGAAATCGATCGCCAGGAGGCCGAGCGCCTGCTGGATGCGATGAAGCAGAACGAGAAGAATCTCCAGCTGTGGCGTTTCCAGCAGAAGAAGCGGCCGAGGAATCCCAATGAGAAGGACTGGTAG
- a CDS encoding BatD family protein — protein MRRTGSGHAALAAIALLLTAMPAWAAIEFYQAVDRNEVGTEDVFQLTVVVVDPPDNAQVQFPAPGDFEVLSSSQSTQRSIEMSGSGPPQIQTVRKHVLMMRANRAGSLTIPPAVLTSGGRTWRTESIKMTVRKGHVGPPPGQASRQRQQLPDPFRNFPGFGNMPDPFADEEDQEDPGDSTREDMRIPRGDSDLFLRATLDKKQVYVGEQVTLSLYIYSRVDLSSVDAVTMPKLEGFWSEDVESPTQLSGEQRIVNGVPYRTYLLRRRAIFPVKSGTLSITAAEADITTGFLFAGHRVHRVSNALDVEVKPLPPGAPKGMSGANVGDWKLSLDVSQTKVELGQPVTVKIILEGSGNVKNVTPPRLEAPAALKVYEPKTSDKVVPNKWRIQGSRVQEYLVMPQRTGSFTLPALEFPYFDPKTGRYAVSRTEPVELTVEPGAGGVASAPAASPTQLADAASEQKNVLTAGGLRPLRYQARFEEPAAAVWQRPFFVPAVLTPVGLMVALGVVGLVRGRMSREDEGSRNRQRAKAARKRLAEAEKLRGGSSSAFYGEVEKAVLNFLEARLKVPVGGLTRDALDAKLAESGVDAERRQRVRFVLEACDAGRFAPGAEPAARERILDDAAAVMEGWDK, from the coding sequence ATGAGAAGGACTGGTAGCGGCCACGCGGCGCTGGCCGCGATCGCCCTGTTGCTCACGGCGATGCCGGCGTGGGCGGCCATCGAGTTCTACCAGGCGGTGGACCGCAACGAGGTGGGCACGGAAGACGTCTTCCAGCTCACCGTGGTGGTGGTGGATCCGCCCGACAACGCCCAGGTGCAGTTCCCGGCGCCCGGGGACTTCGAGGTGCTGTCGTCCTCGCAGAGCACCCAGCGCTCCATCGAGATGAGCGGGAGCGGTCCGCCTCAAATCCAGACGGTGCGCAAGCACGTGCTGATGATGCGGGCCAACCGGGCGGGCAGCCTCACGATTCCCCCGGCGGTGCTCACCAGCGGGGGCCGTACCTGGCGCACCGAGTCCATCAAGATGACGGTGCGCAAGGGGCACGTGGGGCCTCCGCCCGGACAGGCGTCGCGCCAGCGCCAGCAGTTGCCGGATCCGTTCCGCAACTTCCCGGGCTTCGGCAACATGCCGGACCCGTTCGCGGACGAGGAGGACCAGGAGGATCCGGGGGACTCGACGCGCGAGGACATGCGGATTCCGCGCGGGGACTCGGACCTGTTCCTGCGCGCCACGCTCGACAAGAAGCAGGTGTACGTGGGCGAGCAGGTGACGCTGTCGCTCTACATCTACTCGCGCGTGGACCTGTCCAGCGTGGACGCGGTGACGATGCCCAAGCTGGAGGGCTTCTGGAGCGAGGACGTGGAGAGCCCCACGCAGCTGTCCGGCGAGCAGCGCATCGTCAACGGCGTTCCGTACCGCACCTACCTGCTGCGCCGCCGCGCCATCTTCCCGGTGAAGAGCGGCACCCTCTCCATCACCGCGGCCGAGGCGGACATCACCACCGGCTTCCTCTTCGCCGGCCACCGGGTGCACCGCGTCTCCAACGCGCTGGACGTGGAGGTGAAGCCGCTGCCGCCGGGGGCGCCCAAGGGCATGTCGGGCGCCAACGTGGGCGACTGGAAGCTGTCCCTGGACGTGTCCCAGACGAAGGTGGAGCTGGGCCAGCCGGTGACGGTGAAGATCATCCTCGAGGGCTCGGGCAACGTGAAGAACGTCACCCCGCCCCGGCTGGAGGCACCCGCCGCGCTCAAGGTGTACGAGCCGAAGACGAGCGACAAGGTGGTGCCCAACAAGTGGCGCATCCAGGGCAGCCGGGTGCAGGAGTACCTGGTGATGCCGCAGCGCACGGGCTCCTTCACCCTGCCGGCGCTCGAGTTCCCCTATTTCGATCCGAAGACGGGCCGCTACGCGGTGTCCCGCACCGAGCCGGTGGAGCTCACCGTGGAGCCCGGGGCGGGAGGGGTGGCGTCCGCGCCGGCGGCCTCGCCCACGCAACTGGCGGACGCCGCGTCCGAGCAGAAGAACGTGCTGACGGCGGGAGGCCTGCGCCCGCTGCGCTACCAGGCGCGTTTCGAGGAGCCCGCGGCGGCGGTGTGGCAGCGGCCCTTCTTCGTGCCCGCGGTGCTGACGCCGGTGGGGCTGATGGTGGCCCTGGGCGTGGTGGGGCTGGTGCGCGGCCGGATGTCGCGCGAGGACGAGGGCAGCCGCAACCGGCAGCGGGCCAAGGCCGCGCGCAAGCGGCTGGCCGAGGCGGAGAAGCTGCGCGGTGGCAGCTCCAGCGCCTTCTACGGCGAGGTGGAGAAGGCCGTGCTGAACTTCCTGGAGGCGCGGCTGAAAGTGCCGGTGGGTGGCCTCACCCGGGACGCGCTGGATGCGAAGCTGGCCGAGTCCGGGGTGGACGCGGAGCGCCGCCAGCGCGTGCGCTTCGTGCTGGAGGCGTGTGACGCCGGCCGCTTCGCCCCGGGCGCCGAACCGGCCGCCCGCGAGCGGATTCTCGATGATGCCGCGGCCGTCATGGAGGGCTGGGACAAGTGA
- a CDS encoding SH3 domain-containing protein has product MSAITAILVATLLGQGYYSPEEAQTLFQQANEAFYKQDYAAAREGYEKLVSRGFGGADIHYNLGTTYLAQGDLGRAVLSFERSHRAGGDGPDLDANFALARAQQLDKVVGTAPEEPFLQRVVGATSGNLVAWAFLGTWLVGFAFLLLFRFLRPGRRTWAVVLGAVFLVASLPSGALLAAHVWVHETLHEAVVIAPTLRAREFPRDEAKVSFEVHPGLKVRVMEETGRYVRIRLPNGLEGWAEREGVAEI; this is encoded by the coding sequence GTGAGCGCCATCACCGCCATCCTCGTGGCCACGCTGTTGGGGCAGGGGTACTACTCTCCCGAGGAGGCCCAGACCCTCTTCCAGCAGGCCAACGAGGCCTTCTACAAGCAGGACTACGCCGCCGCGCGCGAGGGCTACGAGAAGCTCGTGTCCCGCGGTTTCGGGGGCGCGGACATCCATTACAACCTGGGCACCACGTACCTGGCTCAGGGAGACCTGGGGCGAGCGGTGCTCTCCTTCGAGCGGTCGCACCGGGCTGGCGGAGATGGCCCGGACCTGGATGCGAACTTCGCGCTCGCCCGGGCGCAGCAGCTCGACAAGGTGGTGGGCACCGCGCCCGAGGAGCCCTTCCTGCAGCGCGTGGTGGGCGCCACCAGTGGCAACCTGGTGGCGTGGGCCTTCCTGGGGACGTGGCTGGTGGGCTTCGCCTTCCTGCTCCTCTTCCGTTTCCTTCGCCCTGGCCGGCGCACCTGGGCGGTGGTGTTGGGGGCCGTGTTCCTGGTCGCGTCGTTGCCGTCCGGAGCACTGCTGGCCGCGCACGTCTGGGTGCACGAGACGCTGCACGAGGCCGTGGTCATCGCGCCCACGCTGCGCGCGCGTGAGTTCCCGCGAGACGAGGCCAAGGTGTCCTTCGAGGTGCACCCCGGCCTGAAGGTGCGCGTCATGGAGGAGACGGGACGCTACGTGCGCATCCGCCTGCCCAACGGCCTGGAGGGCTGGGCCGAGCGAGAGGGTGTGGCGGAGATATGA
- a CDS encoding ABC transporter ATP-binding protein: protein MIEAVDVAKVYRRGRMEVRALAGVSLTVPRGEFLSVMGPSGSGKSTLLNLLGALDVAGSGSLKIDGRELSRMKDDELSAFRRERLGFVFQFFNLMPTLTALENVMLPGLLSGKAQTELRRRAEALLETVGLGGRTHHRPDELSGGEMQRVAVARALLAEPAVLLADEPTGNLDSRTGAEVLRMLREATRERGLTVVMVTHDPKAAAVGDRIVRLADGRIVGDERVQAQAA, encoded by the coding sequence ATGATCGAAGCCGTCGACGTGGCGAAGGTGTACCGGCGCGGGCGCATGGAAGTGCGTGCGCTGGCGGGTGTGTCGTTGACGGTGCCTCGAGGGGAGTTCCTCTCGGTGATGGGGCCGTCGGGCTCGGGCAAGAGCACGCTGCTGAACCTGCTGGGCGCGCTGGACGTGGCGGGCTCGGGGTCGCTGAAGATCGACGGGCGCGAGCTGTCGCGGATGAAGGATGACGAGCTGTCCGCCTTCCGCCGCGAGCGGCTGGGCTTCGTGTTCCAGTTCTTCAACCTGATGCCCACGCTGACGGCGCTGGAGAACGTGATGCTGCCGGGCCTGCTGTCGGGCAAGGCGCAGACGGAGCTGCGGCGGCGGGCCGAGGCGCTGCTGGAGACGGTGGGCCTGGGAGGCCGTACGCACCACCGGCCGGACGAGCTGAGTGGTGGAGAGATGCAGCGCGTGGCGGTGGCTCGGGCGTTGCTGGCGGAGCCGGCGGTGCTGCTGGCGGACGAGCCCACGGGGAACCTGGACTCGCGCACGGGGGCCGAGGTGCTGCGGATGCTGCGCGAGGCCACGCGGGAGCGCGGGCTGACGGTGGTGATGGTGACGCACGACCCGAAGGCCGCGGCGGTGGGAGACCGCATCGTGCGCCTGGCGGACGGTCGCATCGTCGGAGACGAGCGGGTCCAGGCGCAGGCTGCCTGA